In the Chryseobacterium scophthalmum genome, one interval contains:
- a CDS encoding helix-turn-helix domain-containing protein translates to MKICGQNIRKMRRDRDLTQEYMAFEMGISQKAYSDIENSKVKINLEILTKISNILNIKPSEICSISHKCGTNDYEDKYNELIEYMKKNNIALPQNL, encoded by the coding sequence ATTTGTGGACAAAATATCAGGAAAATGCGACGCGACCGTGACCTTACTCAGGAATATATGGCCTTCGAAATGGGTATTTCTCAAAAAGCATATTCTGATATCGAAAATTCAAAAGTGAAAATCAATCTGGAGATTCTCACAAAAATTTCAAACATCCTCAATATAAAACCCTCGGAAATCTGCAGTATCTCTCACAAGTGCGGTACAAATGATTATGAAGACAAATACAATGAGCTTATTGAATATATGAAGAAAAATAATATTGCTTTGCCCCAAAATTTGTAA